The genome window CAGTTGCGGTATTATCCTTACCTGGTCTTTTATCCGGGCACCAAGCTTATATCTTATTTCAGAGGCGTGCAGCTTTATGGTTTGTAAAGCCAGCTGGGTATTGGTGTTATTAAAAAAACTTAAAAAAACACGCGCTATGGCAAGGTCGGGTGTTACCCTTACTTTAGTTATGGTGATAAGCGTATTTGGCAAATAATTTATCCCCTCGCGCTGAAATATAGCCGCAAGATCCTCTTGTATTACTCCTGCAAATTTTTGCTGACGTTTTGATTCCATGTTTATTTAAGCCTTAAAGGTAAAAGCAGCAAGCTAAAAGCCAACAACTATCCTTGTGAAATTATTCTGTATTCCCGTAGTTAGCCAGGTGCTCATTTGCACATATCTGCCGGGATCTCTTTTGTTATTTTTATTAATTTCTTAACTACCAGCGTACTGTCATATTCAGACCCCAGCCCTTCTTTGTCCGACGGGATCTTGATTCCTTCTACTTCAACATAAACGGGCTCATAAGGTTTTTCAAAATTAAGCTGCGAATATTTCAGCTCCAGCTGGGCAGAGTTATCCGTAACCCAAAATTCGCGGCCATTATCACAATCCTTAAATGATTTTACCTCCGGGCCAAAGCTATACACCCCCTTGTAAACAACAGGCTGGGTTTTATCGCCGCTGCCGCTATTACATGAGTATGCAGCAATAACCATTGCGTACATTAAATACTTTATCAGCCTCACCTGCATTCAATAAATTTACAAATCCTGTTTAATATCGTTTAGTCCTTTAATGCTTAAACGGGCGCTTATGCCTGATGCAATTACCGAAATAACACTAACCGTTAAAAATACCAATATAAAGTCTCTCAACAGCAGTGCAATTGGGTAAGCATCAATTATCGATTTATCTGTGCCCATTTTCACCAAACCAAAACGCTGCTGCAATATACAAAATACCAGCCCTAAAAATATACCTGCAATACACCCTATTATTGATATCATCATCCCTTCAAAAAAGAAGATGCCCTGTATCAGCTGCTTATTGGCGCCAAGGCTGGTTAATATAGCTATATCTTTTCGCTTATCCATAACCAGCATGGTTAACGAGCCTATAATATTAAATATTGCAATAATCAGCACAAACACCAGGATCATAAAAATGAACCAGCGCTCATAGTTTAATGTTTTATACAGTTCGGTGTTTTGCTGTGCGCGGTTTTTTACCGTAAAATCATGCCCTATCTTATCTTTTATAGCGTTTTGTTCGGCATCAATGTTGGTCCCTTTTTTAAAATTTAACTCCAGCGATGAAACGTTTACCGGCTGATTGAGCAGATCGCGGGCAAAATCAATAGGGGTAATTACCAGGTCGTCAAACTCGGGCCCGAGGGCAAAAACGCCCGAGGTGTTGATAGGGCGAACTGTAAAAGCATTTAGTGCGCTTGCCCCGCTGCCTGCTGTGCGGTTGGGCGAGTAGATCTCGATAGGGGTAAACTGGTCACGTACGCTGATGCCCAGGCTGCTTTGCACCGCCGAGCCGATAACAGCGAAATTGGTTCCATCGCGTTTTAAGGTAAATGAGCCTATCTGGATAATACTGTCCAAGCCGCCCTTTTTCATAAACTGGGCGCTTACCCCTTTTATTGAACCGATAAAGGGCCGCCCATCGTACTTTACCAGCACTTTTTCCTGCAGCACCTCTATAAATGAAAATACCTTCTCGTTTTTTTGCAGGGATTGAAAGTAAACCGTGTTGGGATTAAACGTTTTTCCGAGCCGTGGTTCTATCTTTATTTCGGCGGTAAAATTGCTGTAAAGCGACAGAATAACTTCCTCAAAGCCATTAAAAACCGATAAAATAATAATTAGCGCCGCACTACCTATCAATACCCCGATCATAGAAATGCCCGAAATAATATTGATGGCATGCATCTTCTTACGCGAAAATAAATACCGTTTGGCTATATAGATGGATGTGTTCAATTGTCGAATGCGTGAGTTAGTGAATCAGTGCATTTACACCTGCGTCAATAACGCCTTAAAGGTAATGGCTTTTTGGCAATATTTATACACGGGGTTTAACGAGTTTGTATCGCCTGTATTGTTTGTATTGTTCCTGGTGAACGATACAGCGATACAGCAATACAGCGCTCAACAGTGAAAAGTAAAAAGGTAGCATAGCAATAACTGTATTTTTTGTAAATGCTGTATAGGGGGATTACAGCCGTTACAGCAAATACAGTAATTCCATCATCAATATCATATAATTGATTTATATATAAATGATTGTTTTTAAGGATGCGATGAGTAGTATATCTGGAACTGTGTTTTTTGTAAATGGTGTAAAGGGGGATAACAGGTATTACAGGAAATACAGTACGCTGTCATCAATATCATTTAAGTATTTATATATAAATGATTACCTTTTTTTAAGATGCGATGGGTATTTCAATAACTGTATTTTTTGTAAATGTTGTACAGGGGGGGGGACAGGTATTACAGAAAATACAGTAACCCTATCATCAATATCATATAAGTGATTTATATATTAATATTTAATTTACCTTTTTTAAAGATGCGATGAGTAGTATATCAATAACTGTATTTTTTGTAAACGTTGTTGCAGGGGATAACAGGTTTTACAGGAAATACAGTAGTTAAACCATTAATATACTATATTAATCTAATTCCCTTGCTGTATAAAAGCCGCTCTGTATCGCTGTATCGTTTGTAACAGGACAATACAGCCGATACAGGCGATACAGTTGTTTAGTTCAAAAACGGATTGGTCATTTTCTCGTAACCAATAGTGGTATCAGGCCCATGCCCGGGGTAAACTACACAGTCATCGGGAAGGATCAGTAATTTTTGTTCGATGTTATCTATCAGCTGGGTAAAGTTCCCGCCGGGTAAATCACTGCGGCCAATACTGCCCCTGAACAATACATCGCCACCCATTAAAATATTAGATTCCTTATCGTAAAAACATAAGTGCGCAGGCGAATGGCCCGGTGCAAATATTAAATGCAGTCTGGTGTTCCCAAAGGTAACGGTACCTGTTTCCGGGAGGTAATTATCCGGCAGGGGCGACAGCTCATACCTGATGCCCATTGCAGGGGCATAAGCCGGGATGGCATCCAGCACAGGCAACTCACCTTCATGGAATTGCGGCTTCAGGCCGTATTGGTCGAAAATAAACTTATTGCCAAGCACATGGTCGATATGACAATGCGTGTTGAGCAGCAAAACAGGTTTTAAGTTATTTTTGCGGATAAAATCCACCACCACATTTTGTTCGGAAGCGGTATCCATGCCCGGATCAATGATAGCGCATTCGCCGGTTTCATCATACACGATATAGGTATTTTCCTGGTACGGGTTATTTACAAAAGATTGAACGTTTGCCATGGTGCAAAGATAAGGTTTGTAGTCCGAAAGTCCGGAAGGTCAGTAAGGTCCGGAAGAAATTTTCTGGATTTTTAACAGCTGATCTTGAGGTCGCAGCTAACGGGGATAGTTAAAAGCATCATTTCCCATCTTTCGGAAGTTTCCCAACTCCCCTCAAATCTCCATCACTTCCTTTTTCTTTTTGGTTTTCATGCGTTTAGGCAAAAACTCCAGGATCTCATTCTTTAACGCTTCAATCATCCGGCGTTTTAAAAAGTTACGCTGGATAACGATGCTTACCTCGCGCGCAGGTTCAGGCGATTTAAAATACCTAACCTTATCCAGCTGCTTATCCGTAAGGTCAGACAGGGCCAGCTCGGGCAATATCGTGGCGCCGTTGTTTTGGTCAACCATACGTTTCAGTGTTTCAACGCTGCCGGTATTGTATTCAAAATGTTTAAAACCCTGCGTTGCTTTACGGCGCTGGCAAATGTTTAACACCTGCTCGCGCATGCAATGGCCCTCGTTCAATATCCAGATCTCTTCCATATCAATATCATCGGGCACAATGCTCTTCTTTTTTGAAAGCTTGCTGTTTTTTGATACATAGGCAACAAAGTTTTCATAAAAAACGGGCAGTTCGGTAAGGGTGCTTTCATGCAGCGGGGTTGATAATATGCCGCAATCTATCATCCCTAGTTTAAGCTGCTCAATAATCTGCTCGGTGGTTTGTTCCCATACTACCAGTTTTACCTGCGGATATTTTTCAATAAAACCATGTAATATTTTGGGCAATATGTAGGGCGCTATGGTAGGAATGATGCCCACCTTCAACTCGCCCGACAACTCTTTTTGCCGGTCGGTAATAATTTCCTTTATCTTTTCGCTTTCGGCCAGCAGGATACGCGCCTGGGTTATAATCTCTACGCCAATTTCCGTTGGTGTTACCGGCTGTTTGCTGCGGTCAAACAGTTTAACGCCCAGGGTATCTTCCAGTTTTTGCACCTGCATGCTCAGGGTGGGCTGGGTAACAAAACATTTTTCGGCTGCAGCCACAAAGCTCCGGTAGGTATCAACTGCAACAATATATTCAAGCTGGGTAATGGTCATGTTTTTAAATTTTGGGTCAACAGCATCAGGCGCCGGGAAATAAGGATTTTAACGTGTTGGTTTGACCCTGATCCTTAATTTGCGGCTGCCTGTTGGTATCTACAATATAGCTTTTCTCTATTCAAATATAGTAATTATTGATTTTTTCTATTGAACTATTATGGTGAAGTTTGGTTAATTAAACTATACTATTATGGAAACAAACAAAAAGAAGCTCACCACAGCGTCGGGTATTCCCTATGCTGAGAACGAAAACTCCATGACCGTTGGTCCAAGGGGCCCGATCCTGCTGCAGGATTTTATCCTGCACGAAAAGATGGCCCATTTTAACCGCGAGCGGATTCCTGAACGGGTGGTACATGCCAAAGGATCAGGCGCGTATGGCACATTTACCGTAACACACGATATTTCAAAATATACCCGCGCCAGGCTGTTTAACACCATCGGCAAGGAAACAAAAATCTTTATGCGCTTTTCAACCGTGGGCGGCGAGAAAGGTTCTGCAGATACCGAGCGCGATCCACGGGGTTTTGCAATGAAATTTTATACCGAAGAAGGAAACTGGGACCTGGTAGGCAACAATACGCCGGTATTTTTTATAAAAGACCCCAAAAAGTTCGGTGATTTTATTCATACACAAAAACGCGACCCATACACCAATTGTAAAAGCCCAACCATGATGTGGGATTTTTGGTCGTTAAACCCGGAAAGCCTGCACCAGGTAACCATCCTGATGAGTGATCGCGGAACGCCTTATGGCTACCGGCACATGGATGGGTTTGGAAGCCATACTTTTTCAATGATCAATGCTAACAATGAAAGGCACTGGGTGAAATTTCATTTTAAGACAGAGCAGGGTATAAAAAACTTCACCAATGATGACGCCGTGGAAATGAAAGGGAAGAATCCTGATTTTGCACAACACGATCTGCTTACCCATATCGATAACGGCGATTTCCCGAAATGGAAAATGAAGATCCAGGTGATGACCGAAGAACAGGCCAAAACCTACAGGTGGAACCCGTTTGACCTTACCAAGGTATGGCCCCATGCCGATTTCCCTTTAATAGATGTGGGCGTAATGGAACTGAATAAAAACCCGGATAACTATTTTGCGCATGTTGAGCAGTCTGCTTTTGCACCGGCCCATGTGGTTGATGGGGTAGGATATTCGCCTGATAAAATGCTGCAGGGCCGTTTACTATCGTATCCTGATGCGCACCGCCACCGTTTGGGGGGTAACTATGAGCAGATCCCGGTTAACAGGTGTCCGTTTGCTGTAAACAACTACGAACGCGACGGAAAGATGCGGGTAGATGGCAACCAGGGTTCGGCACCAAATTATTTTCCAAACAGCTTTGATGATATAGTAGCGGATGAAAGCTATAAAGAACCGGCATGGGATTTAGGTACCGGTGTAGCCGATTGGTATGACCGCAACGCCGAAGGGGAGAATGATCACTACACCCAGCCGGGCGACCTATACAGGCTGATGGATGACCACGCTAAGCACGACCTGGTAGCGAATATAGTTGGCTCCATGAGCGGCATTGAAGGCCCTAAAAAAGATATAATTGTAAACAGGCAGCTTTGCCACTGGTTTAGGGCAGATATTGGCCTGGGAATGGCCATTGCAAAGGGCCTGCAGTTAGACATGGACGCAGCAATGAGTTCAATGGCTGCACACGCATAAAAGGTTTGCATTAAGCAGTTGACAGTTTGTAGTGGTTTATGCTGCAAACTGTCAGCTTATTGGTTTACGAAAGCAGAAGTAAGTATGCTTCACCGCACTGACGAATATTCAGGTAATGCGATTATGTCTAACCTAACCGCCTCCGGCGCCATCGGAAATTGAAACACGGATAATAAACTCACATCTCTCAGTTATACTAATGGAAATCAGCCAGCGGTATCTGGTGTTTTTAATATATAGATCATTTATATATTGACGATTGAATTGCTGTATTTCCTGTAAAGCCTGTTATACCCCATAACAACATTTACAAAAAATACACCTATCGATATATCATCCGTCTCATCCTAAAAGAAGTAAATAAATAGTAATATATAAATCATTAGCGATTGGATTTACGAATGCAGGGCATTTAGTAAAATTGGTGAGAAATAGGTATACCAGCAATTAAAATAAAAAAGCCACTTACATTGTTATGTAAGCGGCTTTTTATCAGGTGGAGAATATCGGAGTCGAACCGATGACCTCTTGCATGCCATGCAAGCGCTCTAGCCAGCTGAGCTAATCCCCCTGATCGGGTGGCAAATATATTACATCCTGCATTAATTTAAAACTTAATTGCCAATTAATTTAAAGCGGGGCAGAAACATTTTAGCGGGATGTGTAAACGTCGCTTTGCAGCGCTCAATAAAAACCTATATATACAAGAAGCGCCCCTGATGGGCAGGAGCGCATTCTAACCAATTATAAACCTAAATTATGAGAAGAGCTGTAGGAGAAGGAGTCGAACCTCCACGAAGTGGTTATTCTTATTGCTAAGAGTTTCCCATGATCTTCGCCACCGCGACAAGGAGGTGTGTCTGCCAAAAATTTCACCATCCTACAGGGTTGTAATAAGCGCTCAGTTGGGGTTTTCAGTTTTTCGTTTTTTACTACTTTGGACTGAAAATTTTCAACTTCGGACTTAAAAGCTGTTGGGGAAGGATTCGAACCTTCACAGAGTGGTTAGCCCGCTTCGGGTTTTCCATGATCTCCGCCACCGGGACAAGGAGGTGTGTCTGCCTAAAATTTCACCACCCAACAATGTTTTATTTTTTTAAAGAACGGTTTGCAATTGTCATTTGCTTATTACAAATCTAACAGACCTATCAGTTTGTTGCAAATATTTCAATGAAATATTTTTATTTTTATCAGATTTTAATTATTCTTGTATATTAATAAAGAATTTCAAATTTATGTCCCACAGAAAAGCCCAAAATTTAGAAATTGATAATCTCGATATCCAGATTTTATCAATATTGATGAAAAATGCGACCACTCCCTACACGGAGATCGCTAAAGAATTGATCGTTTCCGGCGGAACTATACACGTGAGGATGAAAAAATTGGAGGAGATGGGTGTTATAAAGGGTGCCAGTTTAGAAGTAGATCCGCAAAAATTAGGTTATGATATAACTGCATTTTTGGGCATTTTCCTCGAAAAAGGTTCGCAATACAATGAGGCGGTCAAGCAATTAAAAACGGTTAAAGAGATTGTTGAACTGCATTACACCACCGGTGCATGGAGCATTTTTGCCAAAATTGTATGCCATGATACCACGCATCTGCGCGAAGTACTAAACGAACAGATCCAGGGTGTAAAAGGCATCCAGCGCACAGAAACGTTTATATCGCTTGAAGAAAGTATCAGGAGGCAGATAACTTTGGAATAACTTTACACTTAGCTCTTTTTACCAGGGATAGTCCTTAAAACTCATCCCTGGTAACACATTCAGTCCTTTTTAGCCGATCCTGTTCCAATTATTACTTTTCTTTCCAGCCCAGCTTTATTTAAATTTATTCTTTAACGCAGCCAGCTTAATGGCTATGTCAGTTTCCGGCTGCTCAACCGGCTTTTTGTTAAACGCCGGTTTTTGAAAATTGCGCTGCTGGTTTGCCGGTTCGCGTCTTTCCCTTTCAGCGGGCTTTGGCTCGTTTTCTTTCATTGAAAGCGCAATCCGCTTGCGGTTTATGTCAACATCTGTAACCGTTACTTCAACTTTTTGCTGCACCTTCAGTATTTCGTTGGCATCTTTTATAAAGCGATTGGTGATCTGGCTCAAATGCACCAATCCATCCTGGTGAACGCCGATATCAACGAAAGCCCCGAAGTTGGTAATATTTGTTACGATGCCCGGCAGCTTCATACCCACCTTTAAATCATTAATGGAGTTAATGCCCTCGGTAAAGCTAAATGCTTCAAACTGCTCGCGCGGGTCGCGGCCCGGCTTGGCAAGTTCGGCCATAATATCATTCAGGGTTGGCAATCCCGCATCTGCTGAAACATATTTTTGCAGCGGGATACTTTTGCGCAATTTATCATCGCCCATTAAATCTTTTACCGAGCATTTCAGGTCTTTTGCCATCTGCTCAACCAGGGCATATCTTTCCGGGTGAACGCCGCTGGTATCCAGCGGATCTTTAGCGTCACGAATGCGCAGGAAGCCTGCTGCCTGCTCAAATGCCTTATCGCCAAGGCGTGGTACCTTCTTTAGCTCGTTGCGGTGTTTAAAGGCACCATTGGCATCGCGGTAGGCTACAATGTTCTGCGCCAGTTGCGGCCCTAAGCCGGAAACATAAGCCAGGATTTGTTTTGATGCCGTATTCAGTTCAACGCCAACAGCGTTTACGCAGCTCATCACAGTATCATCAAGCGATGTTT of Mucilaginibacter xinganensis contains these proteins:
- a CDS encoding catalase; translated protein: METNKKKLTTASGIPYAENENSMTVGPRGPILLQDFILHEKMAHFNRERIPERVVHAKGSGAYGTFTVTHDISKYTRARLFNTIGKETKIFMRFSTVGGEKGSADTERDPRGFAMKFYTEEGNWDLVGNNTPVFFIKDPKKFGDFIHTQKRDPYTNCKSPTMMWDFWSLNPESLHQVTILMSDRGTPYGYRHMDGFGSHTFSMINANNERHWVKFHFKTEQGIKNFTNDDAVEMKGKNPDFAQHDLLTHIDNGDFPKWKMKIQVMTEEQAKTYRWNPFDLTKVWPHADFPLIDVGVMELNKNPDNYFAHVEQSAFAPAHVVDGVGYSPDKMLQGRLLSYPDAHRHRLGGNYEQIPVNRCPFAVNNYERDGKMRVDGNQGSAPNYFPNSFDDIVADESYKEPAWDLGTGVADWYDRNAEGENDHYTQPGDLYRLMDDHAKHDLVANIVGSMSGIEGPKKDIIVNRQLCHWFRADIGLGMAIAKGLQLDMDAAMSSMAAHA
- a CDS encoding MBL fold metallo-hydrolase translates to MANVQSFVNNPYQENTYIVYDETGECAIIDPGMDTASEQNVVVDFIRKNNLKPVLLLNTHCHIDHVLGNKFIFDQYGLKPQFHEGELPVLDAIPAYAPAMGIRYELSPLPDNYLPETGTVTFGNTRLHLIFAPGHSPAHLCFYDKESNILMGGDVLFRGSIGRSDLPGGNFTQLIDNIEQKLLILPDDCVVYPGHGPDTTIGYEKMTNPFLN
- the rbfA gene encoding 30S ribosome-binding factor RbfA is translated as MESKRQQKFAGVIQEDLAAIFQREGINYLPNTLITITKVRVTPDLAIARVFLSFFNNTNTQLALQTIKLHASEIRYKLGARIKDQVRIIPQLEFFVDDTSEYVERMDKIFDKISKEDRQPETE
- a CDS encoding hydrogen peroxide-inducible genes activator codes for the protein MTITQLEYIVAVDTYRSFVAAAEKCFVTQPTLSMQVQKLEDTLGVKLFDRSKQPVTPTEIGVEIITQARILLAESEKIKEIITDRQKELSGELKVGIIPTIAPYILPKILHGFIEKYPQVKLVVWEQTTEQIIEQLKLGMIDCGILSTPLHESTLTELPVFYENFVAYVSKNSKLSKKKSIVPDDIDMEEIWILNEGHCMREQVLNICQRRKATQGFKHFEYNTGSVETLKRMVDQNNGATILPELALSDLTDKQLDKVRYFKSPEPAREVSIVIQRNFLKRRMIEALKNEILEFLPKRMKTKKKKEVMEI
- a CDS encoding Lrp/AsnC ligand binding domain-containing protein translates to MSHRKAQNLEIDNLDIQILSILMKNATTPYTEIAKELIVSGGTIHVRMKKLEEMGVIKGASLEVDPQKLGYDITAFLGIFLEKGSQYNEAVKQLKTVKEIVELHYTTGAWSIFAKIVCHDTTHLREVLNEQIQGVKGIQRTETFISLEESIRRQITLE
- a CDS encoding FtsX-like permease family protein codes for the protein MNTSIYIAKRYLFSRKKMHAINIISGISMIGVLIGSAALIIILSVFNGFEEVILSLYSNFTAEIKIEPRLGKTFNPNTVYFQSLQKNEKVFSFIEVLQEKVLVKYDGRPFIGSIKGVSAQFMKKGGLDSIIQIGSFTLKRDGTNFAVIGSAVQSSLGISVRDQFTPIEIYSPNRTAGSGASALNAFTVRPINTSGVFALGPEFDDLVITPIDFARDLLNQPVNVSSLELNFKKGTNIDAEQNAIKDKIGHDFTVKNRAQQNTELYKTLNYERWFIFMILVFVLIIAIFNIIGSLTMLVMDKRKDIAILTSLGANKQLIQGIFFFEGMMISIIGCIAGIFLGLVFCILQQRFGLVKMGTDKSIIDAYPIALLLRDFILVFLTVSVISVIASGISARLSIKGLNDIKQDL